The genomic DNA GACAGATCATTTCTTTCTCTTGATTTGGGACATTTTGACTATATGACACTTCCGATTTCTCAAAGTTCACCAATTGGCCCGAAGCTGACTGATAAGAATGTAACACTTGCATAATTGTGGCCGCCTCAGTAAGGTTGGCTCTTGCAAACAACAGGCTATCATCTGCAAAAAGAAGGTGGGTAATTTTTGGGTCGCTCCTAGCCACTTGAATGCCATGAAGATTTTGCTTATTTCCTTCACGTTTCAACAAGCCAGACAACACATTTGCACACAAGATAAAAAGGTAGGGAGATAGGGGATCTCCTTGACGGAGGCCCTTTTCCGGTCATTGTGTTGCACCCGTGTCCTTGTTAGTTGTAATAGCTGCATGCACGAGTTCAGAGAAGTAAGCTTGCAACAGTTGTTATATGCTTAACAGCTTAAGTagacaacacacacacacacacacacacactaccagaacaaataaacaagaaacaaaagaaacgGTATACACAACAGGGATGGGATGAACAGATGCAAAAGtagaacaaaaatataactttAAGCTATAAATTCAGGTTTGATTAGTTCCCCTTGAACATGCAAACAGGTGCATCATGTGCAGAGCAGAGGCACACAAGCTCTTCTCCAGGAAACCCATATTTGATGCACTTGGGGTTCAActatttgttgttgttcatgAGCACATAGAGTCAGAGGTATTAGCAAAAACATCAACTTCAATTATTTGTTCTTTCAATCAACTAATCATTATTTGACTTATTATCATATTGGAGTAGATCAAAGATTTTTGGCCTCGGTACTGGGGTGGTGGTGTACTTCTTGATCGGGGTAGGGATTTCTTCAAAGCTCTTGGAGGGTGAAAACTACTCAAGGAAAAAATTTTCTCAGGATTTTTGTTGAACCCTCGAGCAATTTGCAATTACAAGCGTGCAAAGGCTACAGGATTTCAAAAAAACTTTAGAGGGGAAGGAGAAATAAAGGGTGGACTCTTCATAGTAGGGAGTGGAAGGACTGGCATTGCTTACCAATTTATTGAGATGAACTTTGGTGATTGGGCCCCTATAGCCGAAGTAATCGAAATTTGTACCCAGCTGCAGGTTATTGTTCATGTGTTTTCCATTTCCTGCCCTGTATGAATACTGTTCCCCTTTATTTTACAGTTTTTAACCAAATCTTCTGTATCTCATGCAGAAACAACAGCAAGAGCTAAGTGTACGTGAGGAGCCTTAAAAGGAAACAGTGACTGGATATACTGCATGAGTATTCACTATAATTCTGTTCCTTGAATATAACTCCATCTCCATTACAATTATTGCACAACATAGTAATATAGAAATCAGCAGTTGCTCATGCAATCTAAATGGATCAACACTAATTCCAATGTAAATTGATCCAATACtgtattattttagtttttactatctgttttctgttaaaaaagtatattacataaatatatagaaccaaataaaatgataaactaaAACTGATGAAATGGTATTACTAGTAAACTCGGAGGATCGACCCGCTATACAAAAGATACCGATACAGTAAATGAACAATGGGTGGAGATGAATCTCATTGAAGAATGATAGAAGATACATGACACTCTCAATGAGAAGAGGGAGCCCTCTGCTGAGATGAGAATCAACTCCCATTACTCATCGACAAACTACCAACTACACACTCAACATACCCCCATGTTACCCTTTATAACAACCCCACCTTACCCTCCAATCACAACGTGCCACCTGTCTATTCAGCTATAATTTCCCCTCTCCTTTCTGACTGTTTTACTCTATACTCACTGCACTTTGTTGCATGCTCATCAGAATTTACTAAGATATAGATTCATTAGGGAAACAGTAACCTGAATATGAAAGACTGCCttatttagagagaaaaaatcaGTATCTCCAAATATGCTTTTGATAGTTGAAATTATTGAGAAAAATCAAAGTCTCCCATTGACTAGAGATAAGATCTGAAGGAGTCTATAAGGAATGGACACCACTCACCTTAAAGTCGGATTTGTTGGGTAGAATCCAAATCTAAGATGGTGTTGAAGTCTGTTCTATTCTATCGGCCACCCACTATAGTATTCACCCACCAAACTCAAGCGGGGCATATTGAAAAAAACTCCAACTGTCACATTTGACTAGAGATAAGGCCTGAAAGTGTTAATAAAGAATTGGAATCTCTAATCTTGAAAGCTGGCTTTGAGACGTTGAGTTAGATCCAAATCCaagagaaataaataatcaacaGGGGATAGTGAAGAAGTTTAATTGATACAAAAGAACATATAGACGATATCCCATCTGCAATGACTTCAATACACAATCACCAAAAGTCTCCATATGAACACGTTCCATCTTTAAACAAGTGGAACCGGGCTGTGTCTCTTACAAGAATCTCTCTATGGGTGATCTTAGAGATATATTTAGTTGCATTGTGGCAATCGCTACAAACCCTCAGATTTTTAACTACTCGTATGGGCAGACCAGGAGGAATAAATAACAACCCAAAGGCAATTGCAAGCTTTTCACTGTGGTGGTTAAGCATCTTTATTTTCTCTGAATCACCAACATCATGCAGAACAGAATTCATATCAGGCACATAACCCTCTTTTATCATTTTGTAGTTCAACTTTTCAAGCTCAGAATATATCTGATCTGAAAATGGATTTGACTTATCATCGGCAGAGAAAACGTGCACTTGGTTCTTGTATTTGATCCAGCTACATCCCGGTTCCTTTCTCAGACCCTTATCTCTCATATCTTTTCTTAACCTAGCAACTTCCTCCCATTTTCCTTTAGCAGCATATACGCTCGAAAGTAAGACATAGCTAGCAGTGTTATGTGGGTCTAATTCCATAAGAAACTCAGCTGCCCACTTGCCAATGTCCATGTTTCCATAGAATCTACACGAGCTTAATAAGGTTGCCCAACTAATTGCATCAGGACTGAAAGGCATCTTGTTTATAAAATTCCTTGCTTCTTCTATCCTCCCAGCTCGGCTGAAGAGATCAATCATGCAAGTGTAATGATCTTGAATTGGTACAATCCCATGTTCATTAATCATAGATTCAAATATCTGATTTCCTTTTTCCACTAATCCTGCTCTACTACAAGCTGAAAGAACCCCAATAAATGTAACCTTGTCCGGTTTTAAACCATGGGCTAGCATGCTTTCAAATAACCCAATTGTTTCATTGGCTTTACCAAACTGAGCATATCCAGAAACAAGTGCAGTCCATGTGACTTCATCCTTGAAGctaatttcattaaaaagtcTATGGGAGTCTTCAATGCTTCCACATTTACCATATAATGTAACCAAAGCATTGGAAACAGTGATAAAAGAAATTAGACCAGAAGTGAGAGCTCTAGCATGGAATTGAGCACCCTCTTCTAGACTTGCAAGGTTTGCACATGAGCTAATTACACTTCCGAGGGTGAAGTCATCTGGCTCAATTCCATATTTTTGCATATCACTAAATGTTTTAACAGCTTCTTCACTATAACCATTTTGTCCGTAACCCACTAACATTGCAGTCCAAGACACAACATTCTTGCAAGTCATCTTTTTGAAAACTGCTTCTGCTGATTTTATATTCTTACACTTGCAATACATTGCAACAAGAGCGCTGGCGACAAATATGTTATCTTTATAATCCGTCCTAATAATATAGGCATGAACTTGCTTTCCTTCTTGCAAAGCCATAACACTGCCACAAGCAGTTAAAACACTTCCAAATGTATACTGATCCATCTGTAGATTTTCCAGTTTCATCTCCCTGAAAATATCAATTGCATCTCTATCCAACCCATTCTGAGTAAACCCCGTAATCATCGATGTCCAAGATATCGAATCCCTTTCTCGCATTTCAAAAAACAATCTTTTTGAATCTTCAACCCTACCGCACCGCATCAATCCCATTATCAACGTATTATACATAACAACATTCTTCTCAGGCAACTCATCAAAAACCTTCCTTGCACAAGATATCATCCCCATCTTCGAATACATATCCACTAACGGACTCCCAACAAAAACATACGACATAAAACCAAACTTCACCACATGTCCATGAATCTGCCTACCCAATTTCACACACCCTCGTTTCGAAGCAAGTATAAGCAAAGTCGAGAACGTAATCCGATTCAAATTAATCGACCCATCATTCTTCAACATCAAATTATAAGCCTTTACAGACTGATAAATCAAGCCACAACCAGCATAGCCCGAAATAAGTGAATTCCATGACACCCCATCTCGTCTCGGCATTGCATCAAACAAGTATTCCATCTCAGAAACACGACCCAGTTTCGAATAAGCGGAAAGAATGGTGTTCCATGAGTAGAGATTTGGGTGGGGCATTTGATCGAACACCTTGCGGGCGTAAGGGATTGAGCCGAGTTTGGCATAGGAACTGATGAGATTGTTTAAGAGGAAGGTTTCAGGGTATGGAAGGGTTTTGATGATGTGAGAATGGAGGTTTTTTGCTTTGGTGAAGTTGCGAGTTTCGCAGCAGAGTTTGAGTAATGCACAGTAATGGTTTGAGGAAgaacagtggcggagccagaccAAAACTTTTGGGGTGGCCGCCATCATCGGccttcctcttcttcctcttaaAGCGGTGCTGTCACAGAACCGAacctgcaaaaaataaaaccgTCAAAACACTCCACAAGGCATGACAGCAGCCCCCCTGAAAAACCTGCTGCTACTCCACCAAAAACCGGCACCTATCTTTGGAGACATTACGAGGATTCCAACACCACTCGTAATAAAGGCTAGTCGAAATATTGAGTCTATTCAAGCACCACTTCCACgacaaaaccttaatttcaatCACTAATTCATCCTCCTCCTTCCTATTATTTCTAATAACAATACATTGTTTCAATGTTAAATCAATTCTAATAACAtttaaatttcataacaaaaccaGTTTCGATTTCATGGATATAACATACATGATTTCAAAATAGACCAATTTATATCTCACTTTTGTCCCATTCAATTTCAGCCTGTTtccaaaatcaaataacattataaCAGTAACTCTGTAACTCTGTAACAATATAGCTTAGTAGACGGTCTATTTCCCATAGTTCTCTACCATTGTGTAGTGTTCAATTTTGATTTCCTATTCTCCTTCAACAATCAACAcagtttcaaaatcaatttttgtaattCAGTTTTGATTTCTCAttttcccttttgtttttattagggTTATGGGAAATTGAAGGtgaaaccaaataaaaaaccaaattcAACACCAAACAACACAGTAGGATTCgaaaatcaaagtgaaaagtTGAAATCTAAGCAGTAGGATTTTCACTTACAATTGTTAGTTAAGGTTTGTGCCTTCGTAGAGAGATGGGGAAGGACGAAATTGATAGAGAAGAATCAGAGTGAGCATCGACGGAAGGATCAGAAATGGAGGGTTCCGCCGTCTCCGCATGAATGGCGGCCATCCATGAAGGAAGTCGCATTCGCAGTGGCGGAGCCCGACTTTTCATCTTAACTTTTCCTGTTGAAACAGTTTCAAAATCAACTAACAATACATGGTTTCAATGTTACATCAATTCTAAtaacattcaaatttcataacaatagccggtttcaatttcattgaaataacataaatgatttcaAAATGAACCAATTTCACTTGATTTTCATAAACAGAAGACGATGATAGCTGAATACAAAAGTTGAGTCAGGTTTGATAGATCTTTCTGATGGAAAATGCCATGAATGTTTCTACTTTTCATGACAAGTTGCTAGAACATGCTAGTCATATACAGAAAAACCAAACACTATCAAAAATAGAGGAAGATTAGCTCATCTAGGCATGCTAGAAGTTGAAGATATGCTTACatttttttgaatcaaataagctTACATTTTCCATCTTTTCCACCTCTACTATTTAGGATTATTGATTACGTCCTCCTCTCAAAGTCATTGGCAAAGGAAGTAAGTTAACTTTTCTTAATTACATATAGTAACTCTAAAACAATTTGACTAGTTATCAGGCTTTCATATTCTACTATTGTTTAAGACAATTATTTAAAACCGAGGCTTTCAATTGGAATTCGTCTCTCACACTCAATACAATTATTTAAACACAAGTAACAGTTCAGTAGCAATCAGAGTTCATGTTCTAAACCATAATAATAAGCAGAACATTCATGTCTTCTGTAGTAATCAGTAGCAatcgaaaactaaaaaaattcaatttcacattactaaagaacatgtaatcatcaaatcagaatcagaattgaaggaaattacattcaatttcacattaccttacaagttacaacaattaGGGTTTGTGGAGAGAGATGGATGGAGATAGCTCTCTAAACTAAAGAATCAATACAGAAGATTGAGGGGGGTGCGGCGGTGATGGATGGAGAAGGAGAAGAGTGGTCGCGGCTCGCCAGCAGTGGTGTGGTGGTGGATGTTGTTCGGTGGTTTTGCTTTGGctgggagaagaaaaaagaggaacGCGCAtcagatgaaagagaaaggggAAGATGCTTAACATCAATCTATGAAGTTTGCTATGAGGTTTCCATCAATCTATGAAACACAATCATTCATCAGTGCTTTGAAGGTAAAAGATGCTTAACATACTAAAATAAATCACAACTAAAATAGAACCAGCGGTTGCACTTGCACTTGCACTTGCACTTATAAAACCATAGTCTTTGCTTGTTGATTTTTTCCACCTCATAATAAACTTTTAccatattcaaattttattgtgttcAACTTATACTAAGATCAAATAGATCTTATATATTTGAATTGTGGTAAAGAACTCCACAAACCTCTATGAACAATAAGCAAGTAAAATCACAATTTTGCAATCCTTCAAGGatgatttaatattaaattttagtttttcagGAGCTATATTCCAAAccttcataaacaattatcaagagACTTCTTTATTTGAGCGATCCTTCAGGGATccttaaaataacaaattaattcTTCGAGAACTACATTACATTCTCCATGTGTAACTCTTCAataccttcctttttttttttttttttttttaacagataaAATATATCTTATTTTCAACCATAAACCTATCAACACCAAATAAGATCATGATTTTTGCCATCCTTTGAGGATGCTTGATATTaaatatttagttcttcaagaatTATATATATctcaaaactttaaaaatttgattgtttGCAATCCTTCAGGGACAATTCTTTTGATcttcatatatatttagtttttcaaGAATTATATTACACATTATcttcataataataatcaagaaCAATTCTTTTACGCAATCCTCCAGAGATGCTCGATGTTAAATTAAAGATATTCTTGATACATCTTGagagtttttaagtttaaaatataGTTCCTTCAAATACTTGATACATGTTTgatcatttcttttcttttgagagagaagaaaaaaaattctccaagcTGATATGATATAACTCATATTATAGAAACATACACCATTTACATGATTTGTTTGCTTACTTGCAGCTACAAAGACTTCATTGttgaaaacacaaaatcttaataaaaaaattgtttgaaatcgATTTGGACAGAAATGAATGATTCAGGAGAATATTTATAGATTCAATATAATGATATGGATAATTTTAAGTACAAAATGGAGGAGTTGAATTTGAAAATACTCTTATAAGAAAATAATCTAACTGTCATatgattgaaataaaactataaataagtGAAATATCAGAGAGAAAATAACGGATCTCATTTGGAAGGATGAACAttacctatatatatattttaatatgataaaaattaGACTTAAATCTTTAAATgcaggtggcatttagggtgggtgagGGAAAGAGTTTCCTATGATGGAAAAGGCTGGTTTTTAAGGACAGCTGGAGGTTGTCACCTGTTGAgtccaaacaaaaaagaaaaactctagcttttatattttaatattgtcTATCCTTTTACTGATTCACCACCCCTTTTATCATGACAGCATAAACTACTTTtactaacaatttatttttaatatacacCATCTTATTTTGTATCAGAATTCTTTTCTAACTCAAACATAAAACTGTAAGTTTGGTGAAGTTCTTCATAGGAAAACCCAGCAAAG from Medicago truncatula cultivar Jemalong A17 chromosome 8, MtrunA17r5.0-ANR, whole genome shotgun sequence includes the following:
- the LOC25501452 gene encoding LOW QUALITY PROTEIN: peroxiredoxin-like 2A (The sequence of the model RefSeq protein was modified relative to this genomic sequence to represent the inferred CDS: substituted 1 base at 1 genomic stop codon) — encoded protein: MCRAEAHKLFSRKPIFDALGVQLFVVVHEHIESEIKDFWPRYWGGGVLLDRGRDFFKALGGXKLLKEKIFSGFLLNPRAICNYKRAKATGFQKNFRGEGEIKGGLFIVGSGRTGIAYQFIEMNFGDWAPIAEVIEICTQLQKQQQELSVREEP
- the LOC25501453 gene encoding putative pentatricopeptide repeat-containing protein At1g68930; translated protein: MMAATPKVLVWLRHCSSSNHYCALLKLCCETRNFTKAKNLHSHIIKTLPYPETFLLNNLISSYAKLGSIPYARKVFDQMPHPNLYSWNTILSAYSKLGRVSEMEYLFDAMPRRDGVSWNSLISGYAGCGLIYQSVKAYNLMLKNDGSINLNRITFSTLLILASKRGCVKLGRQIHGHVVKFGFMSYVFVGSPLVDMYSKMGMISCARKVFDELPEKNVVMYNTLIMGLMRCGRVEDSKRLFFEMRERDSISWTSMITGFTQNGLDRDAIDIFREMKLENLQMDQYTFGSVLTACGSVMALQEGKQVHAYIIRTDYKDNIFVASALVAMYCKCKNIKSAEAVFKKMTCKNVVSWTAMLVGYGQNGYSEEAVKTFSDMQKYGIEPDDFTLGSVISSCANLASLEEGAQFHARALTSGLISFITVSNALVTLYGKCGSIEDSHRLFNEISFKDEVTWTALVSGYAQFGKANETIGLFESMLAHGLKPDKVTFIGVLSACSRAGLVEKGNQIFESMINEHGIVPIQDHYTCMIDLFSRAGRIEEARNFINKMPFSPDAISWATLLSSCRFYGNMDIGKWAAEFLMELDPHNTASYVLLSSVYAAKGKWEEVARLRKDMRDKGLRKEPGCSWIKYKNQVHVFSADDKSNPFSDQIYSELEKLNYKMIKEGYVPDMNSVLHDVGDSEKIKMLNHHSEKLAIAFGLLFIPPGLPIRVVKNLRVCSDCHNATKYISKITHREILVRDTARFHLFKDGTCSYGDFW